Proteins encoded in a region of the Diospyros lotus cultivar Yz01 chromosome 9, ASM1463336v1, whole genome shotgun sequence genome:
- the LOC127809465 gene encoding uncharacterized protein LOC127809465 isoform X1, giving the protein MAMHTNLKVGKYWGEMGVDYWDARIWSQHVDNFEEMMLEKQEAAASASEEEESSTLTQKEICASSIRLKSGYFTAKPSKKTPATPTNHSETEQLKQQVENLLQYNESREIVFEAQKEEIHQLKSMLAIVLEKVEEKPLHEPSNVEDGNNS; this is encoded by the exons ATGGCGATGCACACAAACCTCAAAGTTGGCAAATATTGGGGAGAGATGGGAGTTGACTATTGGGACGCCAGAATCTGGAGCCAACATGTGGACAATTTTGAG GAGATGATGTTGGAGAAACAAGAAGCTGCAGCCTCTgcatcagaagaagaagaaagttcaACACTTACTCAAAAAGAAATTTGTGCTTCATCAATAAGGTTGAAATCAGGCTACTTTACTGCTAAACCATCTAAAAAGACTCCGGCAACTCCAACGAATCATTCAGAAACAGAACAACTTAAACAACAAGTAGAGAACTTGTTACAATATAATGAGTCAAGAGAAATTGTGTTTGAAGCACAGAAAGAGGAGATCCATCAGTTGAAGAGTATGTTGGCCATTGTTTTagaaaaagttgaagaaaaacctCTACATGAACCATCAAATGTAGAAGATGGCAACAACTCTTAG
- the LOC127809465 gene encoding endoribonuclease Dicer homolog 2-like isoform X2: MTASGRREILSGPLPFARSYQMEALAKAIKQNTIVFLGTGSGKMLISIMLLHSYADLLQKPSHNIGVFLKNTHSKLKPWRCTQTSKLANIGERWELTIGTPESGANMWTILRR, translated from the exons ATGACAGCGAGTGGAAGACGAGAGATATTGTCTGGTCCATTACCTTTTGCTAGAAG TTACCAAATGGAAGCATTGGCAAAAGCCATAAAGCAAAATACGATTGTGTTTCTGGGTACAGGGTCTGGCAAAATGTTGATTTCCATAATGCTTCTTCACAGCTATGCAGACCTTCTCCAAAAGCCTTCGCACAATATTGGGGTTTTCTTG AAAAATACTCATAGCAAGCTAAAGCCATGGCGATGCACACAAACCTCAAAGTTGGCAAATATTGGGGAGAGATGGGAGTTGACTATTGGGACGCCAGAATCTGGAGCCAACATGTGGACAATTTTGAG GAGATGA